The following proteins come from a genomic window of Lachnoclostridium phytofermentans ISDg:
- a CDS encoding CAP domain-containing protein: MSKKLLLISVLALFLTACGNTKETSKEISDALQSKDAEIINNLDETNQQVTNSPENQNINESDNDKLTQNLPGENQDVPSIQNQQDGSEGNLSDKVTTYDNSQTDNSTNSRTDNPQNKDSSTGNTGDQSPSIGNDSSNKDDNEASTVPTGVPKTPEVTSTPTKAPDIVPIHTPVPTRTPIITPTRIPTPTKTPQPTKVPTVTVAPTKVPVATPSPTKVPAPTKTPTVTPPSNVSGADSISVRGKTISIGDSKSDVVSAFGSPNRTDDTEYNYDFMVYNDNYKKFMMIAIADSKVVGWYTDSTDFSYQGLSTSSKVSSINSVFGKSSSLSDTISISDSGNKITFFMDSIGDGTIDGISVFDNSVSKGSTSKTVLKAWEKEILDLTNSFRARNGLSALSWSDAAGTSARLHSEDMAKNNYFNHTGLDGSSPGDRMKAQGISYRSNGENIIGGYGNALFSSNGWMNSSGHRSNMLNKGFTYLGVGYALGGSYGNYATQNFYSN, encoded by the coding sequence ATGAGTAAAAAACTGCTTCTTATTTCTGTGTTAGCATTGTTCTTGACTGCATGCGGCAATACGAAAGAGACTAGCAAGGAAATTTCGGATGCCCTACAATCAAAAGATGCAGAGATAATAAACAATTTGGATGAAACGAATCAACAAGTAACTAATTCACCAGAGAATCAGAACATAAACGAATCTGATAACGATAAACTAACTCAAAATCTTCCGGGTGAAAATCAGGACGTACCATCAATACAAAATCAACAAGATGGTAGCGAAGGAAATTTATCCGATAAAGTTACAACATACGATAATTCACAAACAGACAACTCTACTAATTCACGAACAGATAACCCCCAAAACAAAGATTCCTCTACGGGAAATACAGGAGATCAATCACCTTCCATAGGTAATGATTCCTCTAACAAGGACGATAACGAGGCTTCTACAGTACCTACCGGCGTACCTAAGACCCCTGAGGTGACAAGTACACCGACCAAGGCACCAGACATAGTGCCAATCCATACACCGGTACCAACTAGAACTCCTATTATTACACCAACTAGAATTCCAACCCCAACCAAAACACCACAACCTACTAAGGTACCAACGGTTACAGTAGCACCGACGAAAGTACCCGTGGCTACACCGTCACCAACGAAGGTGCCAGCTCCAACGAAGACTCCTACGGTAACCCCACCATCGAATGTGAGTGGTGCAGACAGTATTTCGGTTCGTGGGAAGACGATATCCATTGGAGATAGTAAAAGTGATGTAGTAAGTGCTTTTGGTTCACCAAACCGAACAGATGATACGGAATATAATTATGATTTTATGGTTTATAATGATAATTATAAAAAGTTTATGATGATTGCGATTGCAGATAGCAAAGTAGTTGGATGGTATACTGATTCAACAGATTTTTCCTATCAAGGACTTAGCACATCCTCCAAGGTTTCTTCCATTAATTCTGTCTTTGGAAAAAGTTCGTCACTAAGCGATACAATTTCTATTTCAGATAGTGGAAATAAAATAACCTTCTTTATGGATAGCATTGGAGATGGTACCATTGATGGTATTTCAGTATTTGATAACAGTGTGTCCAAAGGAAGTACAAGTAAAACTGTACTAAAAGCTTGGGAAAAAGAAATCCTCGACTTAACGAACTCTTTCCGAGCTCGCAATGGCTTAAGTGCCTTAAGTTGGTCAGATGCTGCGGGGACTTCAGCAAGATTACACAGTGAAGATATGGCAAAGAACAATTACTTTAATCACACTGGACTTGATGGCTCCTCACCTGGGGATCGAATGAAAGCACAAGGTATTAGTTATCGAAGCAATGGAGAGAATATTATCGGCGGATATGGTAATGCGCTGTTTTCCTCCAATGGTTGGATGAACTCTAGTGGACATAGATCAAATATGTTAAATAAAGGTTTTACGTATCTTGGAGTAGGATATGCATTAGGCGGTTCCTACGGAAATTATGCAACACAGAACTTTTATTCTAATTAA
- a CDS encoding MBL fold metallo-hydrolase, which translates to MKITALIENISKGGLLNEHGLCVHIAYEGKNYLLDTGASDLFIKNAEALNINLEEVDAGILSHAHRDHSGGYEAFFKYNQKAKVYLRKESREQYYIKKLCIKKYIGIPDDILIKYPKRFTYVTGDYRIDKGVSLIAHKTNDMEKRGKAMNMFRKVDGHFQLDDFSHEQSLVFEAEKGLVILNSCSHGGIENIIKEVKESYPNREILAVIGGFHLMGLLGTSTMRLSEGEVRKLGKDLLDSGVKNIYTCHCTGNKAFALLKEELGDRLHYFQTGDCLEF; encoded by the coding sequence ATGAAAATTACAGCATTGATTGAAAATATTTCGAAAGGAGGCTTATTAAATGAGCACGGGTTGTGTGTGCATATTGCATATGAAGGAAAGAACTACTTATTAGATACCGGAGCGTCTGACCTGTTTATAAAGAATGCAGAAGCTTTAAATATTAATCTAGAAGAGGTAGATGCAGGAATATTATCTCATGCGCATAGGGACCATTCTGGTGGGTATGAGGCTTTTTTTAAGTACAATCAGAAAGCCAAGGTTTATCTAAGGAAAGAATCAAGGGAACAATATTATATCAAAAAATTGTGTATTAAAAAGTACATTGGTATTCCAGATGATATCTTAATAAAATATCCGAAACGCTTTACTTATGTAACAGGGGATTACAGAATAGATAAGGGCGTATCTTTAATAGCTCATAAAACAAATGACATGGAAAAGCGCGGAAAGGCAATGAATATGTTCCGCAAGGTAGATGGTCATTTTCAGTTAGATGATTTTTCACATGAGCAGAGTCTTGTTTTTGAAGCTGAGAAAGGGCTTGTGATACTAAATAGCTGTAGTCATGGTGGAATAGAAAATATTATTAAAGAAGTAAAAGAGTCTTATCCTAATCGAGAGATACTAGCTGTAATAGGAGGATTTCATCTAATGGGGCTACTTGGTACTAGCACGATGCGTCTTAGTGAGGGTGAAGTTAGGAAGCTTGGGAAAGATCTTTTAGATTCAGGCGTAAAAAATATCTATACCTGTCATTGTACTGGTAATAAGGCATTTGCATTATTAAAAGAAGAGTTAGGGGACCGTTTGCATTATTTTCAGACTGGTGACTGTTTGGAATTTTAA
- the infC gene encoding translation initiation factor IF-3: MINEQIRDREVRLVGEDGEQLGVMSAKDALKMAQDANLDLVKIAPTAKPPVCKIVDYGKYRYELARKEKEAKKKQKVTDVKEIRLTPNIDDNDLNTKANQARKFITKGDKVKVSLRFRGREMAHINSSKQILDSFFEKLQDVAVVEKPAKMEGRSIFMFLTEKR; this comes from the coding sequence ATGATTAATGAGCAAATCAGAGACAGAGAAGTTCGTCTGGTTGGAGAAGACGGAGAGCAACTTGGTGTTATGTCAGCAAAAGACGCATTGAAGATGGCGCAGGACGCAAATCTTGACTTAGTAAAGATTGCTCCGACAGCAAAGCCACCAGTATGCAAGATTGTTGATTACGGTAAATACCGCTATGAGCTTGCTAGAAAAGAAAAAGAAGCCAAGAAGAAGCAAAAAGTGACTGACGTGAAAGAAATCCGTTTAACGCCGAATATCGATGACAATGATTTGAACACAAAAGCCAATCAAGCAAGAAAGTTCATCACCAAGGGGGATAAAGTTAAGGTATCTCTACGCTTCCGTGGAAGAGAGATGGCCCACATTAACTCCAGTAAGCAAATTCTCGACAGTTTCTTCGAGAAGCTTCAAGATGTTGCAGTTGTCGAGAAACCAGCGAAAATGGAAGGCAGAAGCATATTTATGTTTTTGACTGAAAAACGATAG
- the rpmI gene encoding 50S ribosomal protein L35: MPKLKTSKAAAKRFKVTGTGKLKRMKAGKQHILTKKSQKTKRNLRKATMMDPSNEKNMKKILPYL; this comes from the coding sequence ATGCCTAAATTAAAGACAAGCAAAGCTGCAGCTAAGCGTTTTAAGGTAACCGGTACAGGTAAATTAAAGAGAATGAAAGCTGGAAAACAGCATATCTTGACTAAGAAGTCCCAAAAAACAAAGAGAAATCTTAGAAAAGCAACAATGATGGATCCAAGTAACGAAAAGAACATGAAGAAGATTTTACCATATCTCTAA
- the rplT gene encoding 50S ribosomal protein L20 translates to MARIKGGLNAKKKHNKVLKLAKGYRGARSKQYRVAKQSVMRALTSAFAGRKERKRQFRQLWIARINAAARMNGLSYSKFMYGLKLAEVSVNRKMLAELAVNDAEGFKALVEVAKSKLA, encoded by the coding sequence ATGGCAAGAATTAAAGGCGGCTTAAACGCTAAGAAGAAGCATAATAAAGTATTAAAGCTTGCAAAAGGTTACAGAGGTGCCAGAAGTAAGCAGTATAGAGTAGCAAAGCAGTCCGTTATGAGAGCTTTAACTTCCGCTTTCGCAGGACGTAAAGAGAGAAAGAGACAGTTCAGACAGTTATGGATCGCTAGAATCAATGCAGCTGCAAGAATGAATGGTCTTTCTTACAGCAAATTCATGTACGGCTTAAAGTTAGCTGAAGTTTCTGTTAATAGAAAAATGTTAGCTGAACTTGCTGTAAATGATGCAGAAGGCTTCAAGGCTTTAGTTGAAGTTGCAAAATCTAAATTAGCTTAA
- a CDS encoding RodZ family helix-turn-helix domain-containing protein, whose product MKKIQLFLVSLFCMLVLSACGAEITTTTNLNKDGSGELIVTAVASSSDEKYLNGGYEALNQLLLEKAPEGLELSVVYDETNSNYTYSYKIGFQDANDYNNKIAALFGTQGLAEFSDTTDNLTHTTKYQDLTDKALFIDWALNAIDESGICSYASSEIYSWGYRYLNYNGEEVNYGYKDPSMKKTTTVGVLKVKCFSEYDIYSDATKTIEIYLNTSDLVGIEEEDILSYFRKFDQDVEYNATAGTIIYRFDSLEKINQFLLSVMNSDGETNITESPVKLSITDSSIFSFTFELEEYYNLGNLFKTLRMDTDYIDVYLSIPEDLAYGWYHFTSYKDASEVADAKYNFQGACYYDSSFNSSFKVNQSVTVKNIDVKCILENDMSGKLTTEFSFLPNGCNIDEAKCKEFYKDLGQELTYREQGDTVVVAFTKNFHKGESYIDKSNVIQLKESSLSNRKTKIYTLDHVFMLSGLVPMKDCEVNYKIMVPDSLKVTFLHSNDDILTGKKIEKIQKNGYYTESLSTYRGTVSVSVAIEKTNVLYYVIVIAIVVAAVAGVAITTVIIIKNKKGLKREAATTSDTAPTNEVAPTDEATPTNEVAPTDEATPTNEVAPTDEATPTNEVAPTDEATPTNEVSPTHEATTMNETATSNEAAPTKEAAVTSDTATTYETVIPNETVAAKDTANNP is encoded by the coding sequence ATGAAAAAAATACAACTTTTTTTAGTTTCTCTATTCTGTATGCTTGTGCTTTCTGCCTGTGGTGCTGAAATCACGACAACAACGAATTTAAATAAAGACGGTTCCGGAGAGCTTATCGTAACTGCAGTAGCTTCCTCTTCGGATGAGAAGTACCTTAATGGCGGTTATGAGGCATTAAATCAATTATTATTGGAGAAGGCGCCAGAAGGATTGGAGTTATCTGTTGTTTATGATGAAACCAATTCTAATTATACATATTCTTATAAAATAGGATTTCAGGATGCAAATGATTATAACAATAAGATAGCAGCACTTTTTGGGACGCAAGGACTAGCTGAATTTTCGGATACCACCGATAATTTAACTCATACAACGAAATATCAGGATTTGACGGATAAGGCACTTTTTATTGATTGGGCTCTAAATGCAATCGATGAATCAGGAATATGCAGTTATGCTTCCTCTGAAATCTATTCTTGGGGGTACCGCTATTTAAATTACAATGGAGAAGAAGTAAATTACGGATATAAAGACCCTTCGATGAAGAAGACTACAACAGTAGGTGTTTTAAAGGTTAAGTGTTTTTCTGAGTATGATATTTATTCAGATGCCACAAAGACGATAGAAATTTATCTTAACACTTCGGATCTTGTAGGAATAGAGGAAGAAGACATACTTTCCTACTTTCGTAAATTTGATCAAGATGTTGAATACAATGCTACAGCAGGTACAATTATTTATCGATTCGATAGTTTAGAGAAAATCAATCAGTTTTTATTATCTGTAATGAATTCAGATGGAGAAACTAATATAACGGAATCACCAGTTAAGTTATCAATAACCGATTCCTCTATTTTTTCGTTCACCTTTGAATTAGAGGAATATTATAACTTGGGAAATCTCTTTAAAACATTAAGAATGGATACCGATTATATCGATGTTTATTTATCGATTCCAGAAGATCTTGCGTATGGATGGTACCATTTTACTTCCTATAAAGATGCCAGTGAAGTAGCTGATGCAAAATACAATTTTCAAGGTGCATGTTATTACGATAGTTCATTTAACAGTAGCTTTAAAGTAAATCAGTCCGTTACGGTTAAGAATATAGATGTTAAGTGTATTCTTGAAAATGATATGTCGGGAAAGCTAACTACCGAGTTTTCTTTTCTGCCAAATGGTTGTAATATTGATGAGGCCAAATGTAAGGAATTTTATAAAGACCTAGGACAGGAGTTAACTTATCGAGAGCAAGGAGACACTGTAGTTGTTGCCTTTACGAAAAATTTTCATAAAGGAGAGAGTTATATCGATAAATCCAATGTCATTCAACTAAAAGAGTCTTCCTTGTCAAACCGAAAAACTAAGATCTATACACTTGATCATGTATTTATGCTATCGGGATTAGTTCCTATGAAAGATTGTGAAGTGAATTACAAAATCATGGTTCCGGATTCCTTAAAAGTAACTTTCTTGCATTCGAATGACGATATTCTTACAGGAAAAAAGATTGAAAAGATTCAAAAAAATGGATATTATACAGAGAGCTTATCCACCTATCGAGGAACCGTATCAGTTTCGGTAGCAATAGAAAAAACGAATGTATTATATTATGTTATTGTAATTGCGATAGTTGTAGCAGCAGTGGCTGGTGTTGCAATTACTACTGTTATTATAATTAAAAATAAAAAAGGACTAAAAAGAGAAGCGGCTACTACAAGTGATACTGCGCCTACTAATGAAGTTGCACCTACTGATGAAGCTACTCCTACAAATGAAGTTGCACCTACTGATGAAGCTACTCCTACAAATGAAGTTGCACCTACTGATGAAGCTACTCCTACAAATGAAGTTGCACCTACTGATGAAGCTACTCCTACAAATGAAGTTTCACCTACTCATGAAGCTACAACTATGAATGAAACTGCAACATCGAATGAAGCTGCACCTACGAAGGAAGCGGCAGTTACGAGTGATACTGCAACTACATATGAAACTGTAATTCCTAATGAAACTGTAGCTGCGAAAGATACTGCTAATAATCCGTAA
- a CDS encoding LiaF transmembrane domain-containing protein — MRYRISNVLWGLFWMSLGVIIAGNVFQWWDISLFFPGWWTLFLIVPCSISIIRNGFGGFSLIGLVVGIMLLLNSQGIFLADTVRKLIVPVVLIIIGLNILMRSAFNGSSKVKIPIPKECSYAATFSGNTVQFPNQRFEGAELNSIFGGVRLDLRSAIIEENVCIDATSIFGGIDIFVPENVRVKVSSSSFFGGVSNHRRRISGEVPTIYINATCMFGGVDIR; from the coding sequence ATGCGGTATCGGATATCGAATGTATTATGGGGCTTATTTTGGATGTCTCTTGGTGTTATAATCGCGGGTAATGTATTTCAATGGTGGGATATATCTTTATTTTTCCCTGGATGGTGGACCTTATTTTTGATAGTACCTTGTAGTATTTCAATTATTCGCAATGGATTTGGGGGATTTTCTCTCATTGGTCTTGTAGTTGGTATTATGCTACTATTAAATAGTCAAGGAATTTTCTTGGCAGATACCGTACGTAAGCTTATTGTTCCGGTTGTTTTAATTATTATTGGGCTTAATATTTTAATGCGTTCTGCATTTAATGGAAGTAGCAAAGTGAAGATTCCGATACCAAAGGAATGTAGCTATGCGGCAACTTTTAGTGGTAATACGGTACAATTTCCAAACCAACGATTTGAAGGAGCTGAACTAAACTCTATCTTCGGAGGCGTTAGACTAGATTTAAGAAGTGCGATTATTGAGGAAAATGTTTGTATTGATGCAACCTCAATCTTTGGTGGTATTGATATATTTGTACCAGAGAATGTTCGTGTTAAGGTATCTTCTAGTTCCTTCTTTGGCGGAGTAAGTAATCACCGTAGACGTATATCGGGAGAAGTTCCGACAATCTATATTAATGCAACTTGTATGTTTGGAGGTGTAGATATCCGATGA
- a CDS encoding DUF4097 family beta strand repeat-containing protein: protein MSPFQKIIKYFAMGFAAFLMVGILTSIVAVVSGLGSGIDTYEINKNYVSFTKDFDNVKNLNFSNGDKKLTLVSGDTDKVIVEAKNVPDSLEVKVTSDGTLTIKDRDRFHISWIIGWSGNWNSDMEIIVTVPRDFTVGKVELDSGSANMEVNDLTADNMIIDGGSGSFIGRNLSAKKANISLGSGSTRLDYVKFEKGKMDCGSGDVKIENAIFRDVDFDGGSGSISYSGQLSGKTSLNCGSGRISFELEGKREDYNINSDSGSGGIWIDGTRADNYKERNSDVNNEIKIDGGSGRVLINFYSE, encoded by the coding sequence ATGAGTCCTTTTCAAAAAATTATCAAATATTTTGCTATGGGGTTTGCTGCATTTCTTATGGTAGGCATTTTAACAAGCATTGTTGCTGTAGTTTCTGGATTGGGTTCCGGAATCGATACTTATGAAATTAATAAAAATTACGTTAGTTTTACAAAGGATTTTGATAATGTTAAAAATCTTAATTTCTCTAATGGCGATAAGAAACTTACTCTAGTAAGTGGTGATACAGATAAGGTTATTGTTGAAGCAAAAAATGTACCAGATTCCCTAGAGGTAAAGGTTACCTCTGATGGTACGTTAACAATTAAGGATAGGGATAGATTCCATATTTCATGGATAATTGGGTGGTCAGGGAATTGGAATAGTGATATGGAAATCATTGTGACAGTACCTCGCGATTTTACTGTTGGTAAAGTTGAGCTTGATAGTGGGTCTGCTAACATGGAGGTTAATGATTTAACCGCTGATAATATGATTATTGATGGTGGATCTGGTAGCTTCATAGGACGTAATCTATCTGCTAAGAAGGCAAATATAAGTTTAGGCTCTGGTTCAACTAGGCTAGATTATGTGAAATTCGAAAAAGGTAAGATGGATTGTGGCTCTGGCGATGTAAAAATAGAGAATGCAATTTTTAGAGATGTAGATTTTGACGGAGGTTCAGGTTCCATCTCTTATTCTGGTCAGTTATCTGGCAAGACGTCCCTTAATTGTGGAAGTGGCAGAATATCTTTTGAATTAGAGGGAAAACGTGAAGATTATAACATTAACTCAGATAGTGGTTCTGGAGGTATTTGGATTGATGGAACGAGAGCAGATAACTATAAAGAGCGTAATAGTGATGTAAACAATGAAATAAAAATTGATGGTGGTTCTGGACGTGTTTTAATTAATTTCTATAGTGAATAA
- a CDS encoding MFS transporter yields MLIPKDKYEKASGMDSFSRNLVTVSSPMLAAVILSTFGMGGIILIDLISFLFAVIVLIFFIPIKEERAVSVKKKEPFFAGFQEGIDFLKKHKILFYNRTMERKEPNC; encoded by the coding sequence ATGTTAATTCCTAAGGATAAGTATGAGAAGGCAAGTGGAATGGATTCTTTCAGCCGTAATTTAGTTACAGTTTCATCACCTATGTTAGCAGCTGTAATATTATCTACGTTTGGTATGGGTGGGATTATATTAATTGATCTTATTTCATTTCTTTTTGCAGTGATTGTTTTGATTTTCTTTATACCAATCAAAGAAGAAAGAGCAGTTAGCGTAAAAAAGAAAGAACCTTTTTTTGCTGGATTTCAGGAAGGAATTGATTTCCTAAAGAAACACAAAATATTATTTTATAACAGAACCATGGAAAGAAAAGAACCAAATTGTTGA
- a CDS encoding MalY/PatB family protein, producing the protein MSKYNFDKWIERAGTNCVKYDFAKESGYSGEELSLWVADMDFETVPEITEALVERAKHGIYGYTMPKEDYWNTVISYMEKEHNYKTKIEWYVNAPGIVFAIALAIRALTKEGDSVIIQRPVYHPFTRMVEANNRKLINSPLKEVMLNGSIHYEMDLIDFEEKIKRHNVKLFILCNPHNPVGRVWTKDELIAIGEICRRNGVVVVSDEIHFDFVYPGFTHTCFASISKEFEDMTITCTSPTKTFNLAGLQISNVIIENQEIREKVSEEIKKSGYDEPNIFGMVACKAAYEFGKPWLEELNEYLLGNLKFVREFVKEHLPKISLIEPEGTYLTWLDFRAYQLTKDELEQKIVKEAKLRLNAGSMFGEEGEGFARVNIATPRAYLEKAMKQLEQAFVDLR; encoded by the coding sequence ATGAGCAAATATAATTTTGATAAATGGATAGAACGAGCAGGTACCAATTGTGTCAAATATGATTTTGCAAAGGAATCGGGATATTCTGGTGAGGAGTTGTCACTTTGGGTAGCAGATATGGATTTTGAGACTGTACCAGAAATCACAGAGGCCTTAGTGGAACGTGCAAAGCATGGAATCTATGGATACACCATGCCAAAAGAAGATTATTGGAATACTGTTATCTCTTATATGGAAAAAGAACATAATTACAAAACAAAAATAGAGTGGTATGTAAATGCACCTGGAATAGTTTTCGCCATAGCGCTTGCGATACGTGCACTAACCAAAGAGGGAGATTCTGTCATAATACAGAGACCTGTATATCATCCATTTACAAGGATGGTGGAAGCAAACAACAGGAAATTAATTAATTCTCCTTTAAAAGAAGTAATGCTAAATGGTTCTATACATTATGAGATGGACTTAATAGATTTTGAAGAAAAAATTAAGCGACATAATGTAAAATTATTTATTCTATGTAATCCACATAATCCAGTAGGACGAGTATGGACGAAGGACGAATTAATTGCGATAGGTGAAATCTGCAGAAGAAATGGCGTAGTCGTTGTTTCCGATGAGATTCATTTTGATTTTGTATATCCAGGTTTTACACATACCTGTTTCGCATCGATTAGTAAAGAATTTGAGGACATGACGATTACATGTACTTCACCAACAAAAACGTTTAACTTAGCTGGGCTTCAAATCTCAAATGTTATAATTGAAAATCAAGAGATTCGTGAAAAGGTGAGCGAGGAGATTAAAAAAAGTGGATATGATGAGCCAAATATCTTTGGAATGGTTGCTTGCAAAGCCGCTTATGAGTTTGGGAAACCATGGTTAGAGGAGCTAAATGAGTATCTACTAGGAAATCTTAAATTTGTGAGAGAGTTTGTGAAGGAACATTTACCTAAGATATCTTTGATAGAGCCTGAGGGCACTTATCTTACTTGGCTTGACTTTAGGGCGTATCAATTAACAAAGGATGAGCTTGAGCAAAAGATTGTAAAAGAAGCAAAGCTAAGATTGAATGCAGGTTCGATGTTTGGAGAAGAAGGAGAAGGATTTGCAAGAGTTAACATAGCAACTCCTAGAGCGTATCTAGAAAAGGCGATGAAACAATTAGAGCAAGCTTTTGTCGATTTAAGGTAA